In Croceicoccus sp. Ery15, a genomic segment contains:
- a CDS encoding VirD2 family relaxase/mobilization nuclease, with product MASVRATHRLGHRSRQVVVKARVVRHGGRASLAAHLNYLQRDGVTRDGERGVLFGAEADGLDRNEFAARCEDDRHHFRFIVSPEDAEQMRDLKGFTRELMTRMEKDLGTRLDWRAVEHWNTDNPHVHIIVRGVAEDGQNLVISRDYIREGMRATAREIVTQELGLRTDLEIRQSLERQVEAERWTEIDRDLSRAMQRDGLIDMAPEPGVRPDGDHVLRMGRLRKLERLGLASEIAPGKWTLAGGAQAALRELGERGDIIKRMHKAMSDRGIDRGAGSYVLDADPAQPVIGRLVDRGLHDELTGKAYAIVDGIDGRTHHIRFSDIEATGDCKPGAIVELRHFEDRKGRQRVALAVRSDADLSAQVHAPGATWLDRRNLSSDGRDLGGGFGTEVRAAMEARAEHLADEGLARRQGQRIIFARNLLDTLRRRELDVATKDLSAEIGLPHAPSKAGEYVAGTARQRVTLASGRFAMIDNGLSFQLVPWSPSLDRQIGKHISGVMRTNGGVDWSFGRGRGLGL from the coding sequence GTGGCGAGCGTGCGCGCCACCCACCGGCTCGGCCACCGATCGCGCCAGGTCGTCGTCAAGGCGCGCGTGGTCCGGCATGGCGGCCGCGCCTCGCTCGCCGCCCATCTCAACTATCTGCAACGCGATGGCGTCACCCGCGACGGCGAGCGGGGCGTGCTGTTCGGCGCCGAGGCGGACGGCCTCGACCGCAACGAGTTTGCGGCGCGCTGTGAGGACGACCGCCATCATTTTCGCTTCATCGTCTCGCCCGAGGACGCCGAGCAGATGCGCGACCTCAAGGGCTTCACCCGCGAACTGATGACGCGAATGGAAAAGGATCTCGGCACCCGCCTGGACTGGCGCGCGGTCGAGCACTGGAACACCGACAACCCCCATGTCCACATCATCGTGCGGGGCGTCGCCGAGGACGGGCAGAACCTCGTTATTTCGCGCGACTATATCCGCGAAGGGATGCGGGCGACTGCGCGCGAGATAGTCACCCAGGAACTCGGCCTGCGCACCGACCTTGAAATCCGGCAGTCGCTGGAGCGGCAGGTCGAGGCCGAACGCTGGACCGAGATCGACCGCGACCTTTCCCGCGCCATGCAGCGCGACGGGCTGATCGACATGGCGCCTGAGCCCGGCGTGCGGCCGGATGGCGACCATGTGCTGAGGATGGGGCGGCTGCGCAAGCTGGAGCGCCTCGGCCTCGCCAGCGAGATCGCGCCCGGCAAGTGGACGCTGGCTGGCGGCGCCCAGGCGGCGCTGCGGGAGCTGGGCGAGCGCGGCGACATCATCAAGCGGATGCACAAGGCGATGAGCGACCGCGGCATCGACCGGGGCGCCGGCAGCTATGTCCTCGACGCCGATCCGGCCCAGCCCGTTATCGGCAGGCTGGTCGATCGCGGCTTGCATGACGAGCTGACCGGCAAAGCCTATGCGATCGTGGACGGCATCGACGGGCGCACCCACCACATCCGCTTTTCCGACATCGAGGCGACCGGCGATTGCAAGCCGGGCGCGATCGTCGAGCTGCGCCATTTCGAGGACCGCAAGGGCCGGCAGCGGGTGGCGCTCGCCGTCCGGTCGGACGCGGACTTGTCCGCGCAGGTCCACGCGCCGGGCGCCACCTGGCTCGACCGCCGCAACTTGTCGAGCGACGGCCGCGACCTCGGCGGCGGCTTCGGGACCGAGGTGCGCGCCGCGATGGAGGCCCGCGCCGAGCATCTGGCCGATGAAGGGCTGGCGCGGCGGCAGGGCCAGCGCATCATCTTCGCACGCAACCTGCTCGACACGCTGCGGCGGCGCGAACTCGACGTGGCCACCAAGGACTTGTCGGCCGAAATTGGCCTGCCGCACGCGCCGTCCAAGGCCGGGGAATATGTCGCGGGCACGGCGCGCCAGCGCGTCACGCTCGCCTCGGGCCGCTTCGCCATGATCGACAACGGGTTGAGCTTCCAGCTCGTGCCCTGGTCCCCGTCGCTCGACCGCCAGATCGGCAAACATATCTCGGGCGTCATGCGGACCAATGGCGGCGTCGATTGGTCATTTGGGAGAGGACGAGGGCTGGGGCTTTAG
- a CDS encoding lytic transglycosylase domain-containing protein, with amino-acid sequence MLAVLLLLAPGAAPVAALAQDTPPERLTARHSYADHVADAARRFGIPERWIWAVMRVESNGDVRAVSEAGAMGLMQIMPGTWAGLRTRHRLGSDPFDPRDNILAGAAYLREMHDRYGNVTAMLAAYNAGPGRYDEHLSRGRPLPTETRAYLAKLASIRGGSDDSQLAAAPPSDPFAWRRAALFAVRPGALSTAQPSADRTASDAQPERPTDDRSGLFMADAAPPSNGLFVPLSGRSPP; translated from the coding sequence ATGCTCGCGGTCCTGCTGCTGCTTGCGCCGGGCGCTGCGCCCGTTGCCGCGCTGGCGCAGGACACGCCGCCGGAGCGATTGACCGCACGCCATTCCTATGCGGACCATGTAGCGGACGCGGCCCGGCGCTTCGGCATCCCCGAACGCTGGATATGGGCCGTCATGCGCGTCGAGAGCAACGGCGATGTCCGCGCCGTCTCGGAGGCCGGGGCGATGGGCCTCATGCAGATCATGCCCGGCACCTGGGCGGGCCTGCGCACGCGCCATCGCCTCGGCTCCGATCCGTTCGATCCGCGCGACAACATCTTGGCGGGCGCGGCCTATCTGCGCGAGATGCACGACCGCTACGGCAACGTGACGGCGATGCTGGCGGCCTACAATGCCGGGCCGGGCCGCTACGACGAACATCTGTCGCGCGGCCGTCCGCTGCCCACCGAGACGCGCGCCTATCTCGCAAAGCTGGCGTCGATCAGGGGCGGTTCGGACGACAGCCAGCTTGCCGCCGCACCGCCGTCCGATCCCTTCGCATGGCGTCGCGCGGCGCTGTTCGCGGTGCGGCCGGGGGCGCTTTCGACCGCGCAACCGTCCGCCGATCGCACGGCGTCCGACGCGCAGCCGGAGCGGCCGACCGACGACCGCTCCGGGCTTTTCATGGCCGATGCTGCTCCACCTTCCAACGGCCTGTTCGTCCCGCTTTCCGGCCGCTCCCCGCCATGA
- a CDS encoding DUF736 domain-containing protein: MQVNIFESTTNGYAGRARYFGINEQIVLVTLDPSDAENAPDYRVHLDDEDGPEVGGAWKRVGERAGDYIALEIDSPLFPAAFRPVLFRADDDGRTFRLSWKRPRPRDDRS; the protein is encoded by the coding sequence ATGCAAGTGAATATCTTTGAATCCACCACCAACGGCTATGCCGGCCGCGCCCGCTATTTCGGCATCAACGAACAAATCGTGCTGGTCACGCTCGATCCGAGCGACGCCGAAAACGCGCCCGATTACCGCGTCCACCTCGACGACGAGGACGGCCCCGAAGTCGGGGGCGCGTGGAAACGGGTCGGCGAGCGCGCCGGTGACTACATTGCGCTGGAGATCGACAGCCCGCTTTTCCCGGCGGCGTTCCGGCCGGTGCTGTTCCGCGCCGATGATGATGGGCGGACGTTCCGGCTGTCGTGGAAACGCCCCCGGCCGCGCGACGATCGGAGCTGA
- a CDS encoding S26 family signal peptidase yields MKRRRTVMATAIAASAFAAAFVAVAVADPLPRVIWNASASAPIGLYRIHPDRDPPTGALVAMAPPEQLSRWLAARGYLPEGVPLLKHVAAKAGQRVCRNGDAVSVDARRVAIARARDGQGRPLPVWQGCRTLRPDELLLLNPAHPDSLDGRYFGPLPASAVIGRATPLWLRAPSPTPSTPEAKEIGHASEYL; encoded by the coding sequence ATGAAGCGCCGCCGCACTGTCATGGCGACGGCCATCGCCGCGTCCGCCTTCGCCGCGGCCTTCGTCGCCGTCGCCGTCGCCGATCCGCTCCCGCGCGTCATCTGGAACGCCAGCGCCAGCGCGCCGATCGGGCTCTACCGCATCCATCCCGACCGCGACCCGCCCACCGGCGCGCTGGTCGCCATGGCGCCGCCCGAGCAACTTTCCCGCTGGCTGGCGGCGCGCGGCTATCTGCCCGAGGGCGTGCCGCTCCTGAAGCATGTCGCGGCGAAGGCCGGGCAGCGCGTGTGCAGGAACGGCGATGCCGTGAGCGTCGATGCCCGGCGCGTCGCCATCGCCCGCGCGCGTGACGGCCAGGGCCGTCCGCTGCCGGTCTGGCAGGGATGCCGCACCCTGCGGCCGGACGAGCTGCTGCTGCTCAATCCCGCTCATCCCGACAGTCTGGACGGCCGCTATTTCGGCCCGCTGCCGGCCTCCGCCGTCATCGGACGCGCCACGCCGCTCTGGCTGCGCGCGCCGTCCCCAACACCTTCCACCCCCGAAGCCAAGGAGATCGGCCATGCAAGTGAATATCTTTGA
- a CDS encoding DUF2840 domain-containing protein: MIDDRPPAVRGGGAFSALARDGLTHVELTWIEKKLEHWIRFGRIAHDRILTRRTRVVGFRPGAVFAFVRWAANDFGTIVSRIDVVRAVAANEPYATLPFVRPGGDILLKIEGWPKVQQVLAAIDAVEAAGVDPCDAAADHWRHVHNRIAAGHQPRLYTIARHCAWLKRREIEG; this comes from the coding sequence ATGATCGACGACCGGCCCCCCGCCGTGCGCGGCGGCGGCGCGTTCAGCGCGCTCGCCCGCGACGGTCTCACCCATGTCGAACTGACCTGGATCGAGAAGAAGCTGGAACATTGGATACGCTTCGGCCGGATCGCCCATGACCGCATCCTGACGCGCCGAACCCGCGTCGTCGGCTTCCGTCCGGGCGCCGTCTTCGCGTTCGTGCGCTGGGCGGCCAACGACTTCGGCACGATCGTCTCGCGCATCGACGTGGTGCGCGCGGTCGCGGCCAACGAGCCCTATGCGACGCTGCCGTTCGTGCGGCCAGGCGGCGACATCCTGCTCAAGATCGAGGGCTGGCCCAAGGTCCAGCAGGTGCTCGCCGCAATCGACGCGGTTGAGGCGGCCGGCGTCGATCCCTGCGACGCGGCGGCCGACCATTGGCGGCACGTCCACAATCGCATCGCAGCCGGCCATCAGCCGCGCCTCTACACGATCGCACGCCATTGCGCCTGGCTCAAGCGCCGGGAGATCGAAGGATGA
- a CDS encoding replication initiator protein A gives MPTARSLSGRSSAERTQLELFRSVPGDLAARDAQDLMAWPFFSLGKARRTAPIDFRMGATWISVEAVPEHGMANIWDADVLIWAASQLIEARDAGRPTSRLMVTTPHEILAFTRRGTGKASYERLKAALDRLQSTTVATSIRQRHQRRRHRFSWINEWRELADGNGRSLGIELILPDWFYAGVLDRALVLTIDRAYFDLTGGLERWLYRIVRKHGGRQQGGWSFDVPHLYLKSGVLSPLRRFAFELRAIVARQPLPGYVLTLEHALGRDRLNFTPIPVDPFDAAMRRVGLKPVENWP, from the coding sequence ATGCCCACCGCACGCTCCCTTTCAGGCCGGTCGAGCGCCGAGCGCACGCAGCTTGAGCTGTTCCGCTCGGTCCCCGGCGACCTTGCGGCCCGCGACGCGCAGGACTTGATGGCCTGGCCGTTCTTCTCGCTCGGCAAGGCCCGCCGCACCGCGCCCATCGACTTCCGCATGGGCGCGACATGGATTTCGGTCGAGGCCGTCCCCGAGCATGGCATGGCGAATATTTGGGACGCCGACGTGCTGATCTGGGCGGCGAGCCAGCTCATCGAGGCGCGTGACGCCGGACGGCCGACCTCGCGCCTGATGGTGACGACGCCGCACGAGATACTGGCGTTCACCCGGCGCGGCACCGGCAAGGCGAGCTACGAGCGGCTGAAGGCCGCGCTCGACCGCCTGCAATCCACCACCGTCGCCACTTCGATCCGGCAGCGGCACCAGCGCCGCCGCCACCGGTTCTCATGGATCAACGAATGGCGGGAACTGGCGGACGGCAACGGCCGTTCGCTCGGCATCGAGCTGATCCTGCCCGATTGGTTCTATGCCGGCGTGCTCGACCGCGCGCTCGTGCTGACCATTGACCGCGCCTATTTCGACCTGACCGGCGGCCTCGAACGCTGGCTCTACCGCATCGTGCGCAAGCATGGCGGCCGCCAGCAGGGCGGCTGGAGCTTTGACGTTCCGCATCTCTATCTCAAATCCGGCGTGCTCTCGCCGCTGCGCCGGTTCGCGTTCGAGCTGCGCGCCATCGTCGCGCGCCAACCGCTCCCCGGTTACGTCCTCACGCTCGAACATGCGCTCGGCCGCGACCGGCTGAACTTCACCCCCATCCCCGTCGATCCGTTCGACGCCGCCATGCGCCGCGTCGGCCTCAAGCCTGTGGAGAACTGGCCATGA
- a CDS encoding AlpA family transcriptional regulator, with product MAEPVAATTPRYLKTPDAAIHLGLSTRTLEKHRCYGTGPVFRRLGGRIVYAIDDLDAWAALGTRRSTSDPGSGVVHPAKRLPTDCVRR from the coding sequence ATGGCCGAGCCTGTCGCCGCCACAACGCCACGCTATCTCAAGACGCCCGACGCGGCGATCCATCTCGGCCTCTCGACCCGCACGCTGGAAAAGCATCGCTGCTACGGCACCGGCCCGGTGTTCCGCAGGCTCGGCGGCCGGATCGTCTATGCAATCGACGACCTCGACGCCTGGGCCGCGCTCGGCACCCGCCGTTCGACCTCCGATCCGGGCAGCGGCGTCGTCCATCCCGCCAAGCGCTTGCCCACCGATTGCGTGCGCCGCTGA
- a CDS encoding DUF2285 domain-containing protein — MPPERDWRAPPDEAGDEALQYSDIAIGYLSRNARYRADYTRALGHVKRGATTADEATAALVNRWGISYHAAPGAAFDRKLAVARPDLSPASIIIAPVLAGLGASPLDMEALGDIRAQIRMGDFLHVILADPDGDEHLCVCGSCRRPMAVMLPIELDPLARLASAERLCRRLSGMAAGPPALRPPPFRREHLLTLLQVLDGRRAGASQRELAASLIHPKVRRYTPTKWTDSAERKCIRRWLKEAIELRDGGYIRLLRGG, encoded by the coding sequence GTGCCGCCTGAGAGGGACTGGCGCGCGCCCCCGGACGAAGCCGGGGACGAGGCGCTGCAATATTCCGACATCGCCATCGGCTATCTCAGCCGCAATGCCCGCTATCGCGCTGACTATACCCGCGCGCTCGGCCACGTGAAACGCGGCGCGACCACCGCCGACGAGGCGACCGCCGCCCTGGTGAACCGCTGGGGCATCAGCTACCACGCCGCGCCTGGCGCAGCCTTCGACCGCAAGCTGGCGGTCGCGCGCCCCGACCTGTCACCGGCCAGCATCATCATAGCGCCAGTGCTCGCCGGCCTCGGCGCCAGCCCCCTCGACATGGAGGCGCTGGGCGACATTCGCGCGCAGATTAGGATGGGCGACTTCCTGCATGTCATCCTCGCCGATCCTGATGGCGACGAACATCTGTGCGTGTGCGGTTCGTGCCGCCGCCCAATGGCGGTGATGCTGCCGATCGAGCTCGATCCCCTCGCGCGCCTCGCGTCCGCCGAGCGCCTGTGCCGCCGCCTCAGCGGCATGGCGGCCGGCCCACCGGCGCTGCGTCCCCCGCCCTTCCGGCGCGAACATCTCCTCACCCTGCTGCAAGTGCTCGACGGCCGCCGCGCCGGCGCCAGCCAGCGCGAGTTGGCCGCCTCTCTGATCCATCCCAAGGTTCGCCGTTACACTCCCACCAAATGGACGGACAGCGCTGAGCGCAAGTGCATCAGGCGCTGGCTCAAGGAAGCCATCGAACTGCGCGATGGTGGCTACATCCGGTTGCTGCGCGGCGGCTGA
- a CDS encoding DUF2285 domain-containing protein encodes MAIAAFEDRAPDAPHVTDYDERHVRTYWRLLDAADENADWREAVRIIFGIEPEAEPERARLVHDSHLARARWMTETGYRHYMRPPQL; translated from the coding sequence ATGGCGATAGCCGCTTTCGAGGACCGTGCACCCGACGCACCGCACGTCACCGACTATGACGAACGCCATGTCCGCACCTACTGGCGGCTGCTTGATGCGGCGGACGAAAACGCCGACTGGCGCGAGGCCGTGCGGATCATTTTCGGGATTGAACCCGAGGCTGAACCCGAACGCGCCCGCCTTGTGCATGATTCCCATCTCGCGCGCGCCCGATGGATGACTGAGACCGGCTATCGCCATTACATGCGGCCGCCCCAACTGTAG
- a CDS encoding XRE family transcriptional regulator codes for MITSRQVRAARALLNWTQEMLADEALVALTALKRLESENNLPVREDTRHQVVKALEEAGIVFLDSERGEGVMLVRGAVEKSRK; via the coding sequence ATGATTACTTCCCGCCAGGTGCGGGCCGCACGCGCGCTTCTCAATTGGACCCAGGAGATGCTTGCCGACGAGGCCCTTGTTGCGTTGACCGCGCTGAAACGCCTCGAATCCGAGAATAACCTGCCCGTGCGCGAAGATACGCGCCATCAGGTGGTCAAGGCGCTGGAGGAGGCGGGCATCGTCTTCCTTGATTCGGAACGCGGCGAAGGCGTTATGTTGGTGCGCGGTGCGGTGGAGAAATCGCGGAAGTAA
- a CDS encoding DUF932 domain-containing protein: MTIHHLATRFGRNSHQIGGYEPLDNEALYRHVPSIFAREAHDSRSERYVYVPTIDIVEGLRREGWFPFFAVQSVPRDGSRHGHAKHMLRLRRDEGIGKPEAAEVIIVNSHDGTSAYQMFAGMLRFVCTNSMIAGERFEEVRVPHKGNIEHDIIEGVYTVAEDFPRLIDASAAMKEVRLSEVEQRLLGEVSLVARYGDDESPLTPEQIIAPRRYEDRGDSLWTTFNVIQENVIRGGLHGHKHNAEGRIRRSRSRPINGIDQNVTLNRALWTLAEGMQRLKTG; the protein is encoded by the coding sequence ATGACCATCCACCACCTTGCTACCCGGTTCGGCCGCAACAGTCATCAGATCGGCGGTTATGAGCCGCTCGACAATGAGGCGCTGTATCGCCACGTCCCGTCCATCTTCGCCCGCGAGGCGCACGACAGCCGTTCCGAGCGGTATGTCTATGTCCCCACCATCGACATCGTTGAGGGGTTGCGCCGGGAAGGATGGTTCCCGTTCTTCGCCGTGCAGTCCGTCCCCCGCGACGGCAGCCGCCACGGCCACGCCAAGCACATGCTGCGCCTGCGCCGGGATGAGGGTATCGGCAAGCCCGAGGCGGCCGAGGTCATCATCGTGAACAGCCACGATGGCACCAGCGCATATCAGATGTTCGCCGGTATGCTGCGTTTCGTCTGCACCAACAGCATGATTGCAGGCGAGCGGTTCGAGGAGGTCCGCGTGCCGCACAAGGGCAATATCGAGCACGACATTATCGAGGGCGTTTACACCGTGGCCGAGGACTTCCCCCGGCTGATCGACGCCAGCGCGGCAATGAAGGAGGTTCGGTTGTCCGAGGTTGAGCAGCGCTTGCTTGGCGAGGTCAGCCTTGTCGCCCGCTATGGCGACGATGAAAGCCCGCTCACCCCCGAGCAGATCATCGCGCCGCGCCGCTACGAGGATCGGGGCGATAGCCTGTGGACCACGTTCAACGTGATACAGGAGAACGTCATTCGGGGCGGATTGCATGGCCACAAGCACAATGCCGAGGGCCGTATCCGCCGCAGCCGTTCGCGCCCGATCAACGGCATCGACCAGAATGTGACGCTCAATCGCGCGCTCTGGACACTGGCCGAGGGGATGCAGCGCCTCAAGACGGGTTAA
- a CDS encoding abortive infection system antitoxin AbiGi family protein has protein sequence MTQKLVGSTHPDWHDMSPFVVHFTKKSAHQSEYDNSISILSERRVEARNRFGSGKNYAESPKCVWFSEVPLHQLKRLADKRGSYGIGFRKDFIVARAGGPIMYAYQDTPHALALRAMIQESVGDPESPVWKIAPFVDQPGLYGSASYFFEWEREWRIVGDLSFEESDPAFLIIPEGLHDAAKAFFEDAEQEQLGPSYKCPFIDPYWSLEQVNSVLFP, from the coding sequence GTGACGCAGAAATTAGTCGGGTCAACACATCCAGATTGGCACGATATGTCTCCGTTCGTAGTTCATTTCACAAAAAAGTCCGCCCATCAGAGTGAATATGACAATTCAATATCTATTCTTTCTGAGAGGAGGGTTGAGGCACGCAATCGCTTCGGAAGCGGAAAGAATTACGCCGAATCCCCGAAATGCGTGTGGTTTAGCGAGGTGCCGCTTCATCAACTCAAACGCCTCGCAGACAAGCGAGGGTCTTATGGCATCGGATTTCGAAAAGATTTCATCGTCGCACGAGCCGGCGGACCGATCATGTATGCGTATCAAGATACGCCGCACGCACTGGCGCTGCGAGCGATGATACAAGAATCGGTCGGCGACCCCGAAAGTCCTGTCTGGAAGATCGCGCCCTTTGTCGATCAGCCGGGATTATACGGCAGCGCCTCTTATTTCTTCGAATGGGAACGCGAATGGCGGATCGTTGGCGACCTCAGTTTCGAGGAATCCGATCCAGCATTTCTCATTATTCCTGAAGGCCTGCACGATGCTGCCAAGGCTTTTTTCGAGGATGCAGAACAGGAGCAGCTCGGACCCAGCTATAAATGTCCATTCATTGATCCCTATTGGAGCTTAGAGCAGGTCAATAGCGTCCTGTTCCCGTGA
- a CDS encoding DUF736 domain-containing protein, which yields MIRGIFTTTENGYTGEIRSFGVREQVELRRVEGKDNDKAPDFRIHPVDDDRIDFGAAWAKTSKENRAYVSFKLTLLGGTPVYLRLFKDETSGTYELVSD from the coding sequence ATGATCCGCGGCATCTTCACCACCACTGAGAATGGCTACACCGGCGAAATACGCTCCTTCGGAGTCCGTGAGCAGGTTGAATTGCGCCGGGTTGAAGGCAAGGATAACGACAAGGCGCCTGACTTTCGCATCCATCCAGTCGACGACGATCGCATCGACTTCGGCGCTGCATGGGCGAAGACAAGCAAGGAGAACAGGGCTTACGTCTCGTTCAAGCTGACCCTCCTTGGTGGCACGCCGGTCTATCTCAGGCTGTTCAAGGACGAAACGAGCGGCACTTACGAGCTGGTTTCCGACTGA
- a CDS encoding DUF2026 family protein: protein MSKFVLPMPEYNRVHQIIHGVIKDEGNVERGCTFFSIVGSYLLNKHYGIAATAVAGGFALCVDDAPKCIFYGKDEGGKFSWGNDGFHMWVQTKDHVIDFMAPIYAESFAIAQPDVVLPRKMFQKRLEDDKQSLDDLQATGDYMVFPDPDLSEELIDHFLSRPINTDLLGIAEAWFGSRRGKQRPTISMGSNDGIVRHLTLPPHNSARSLVGIQPRL from the coding sequence ATGAGCAAATTTGTTCTGCCAATGCCCGAATATAACCGGGTCCATCAGATTATTCATGGCGTCATCAAAGATGAGGGGAATGTTGAACGTGGTTGCACGTTCTTCTCGATCGTCGGGTCGTATCTGTTGAATAAGCACTACGGAATTGCCGCCACGGCGGTTGCGGGCGGATTCGCGCTCTGTGTCGATGATGCTCCCAAGTGCATCTTCTATGGCAAGGATGAGGGCGGTAAGTTCAGTTGGGGCAACGATGGCTTCCATATGTGGGTGCAGACGAAAGATCATGTCATCGACTTTATGGCGCCGATCTACGCTGAGTCGTTCGCCATTGCCCAACCCGATGTCGTGCTCCCGCGCAAGATGTTCCAGAAACGCCTTGAGGACGACAAGCAGAGCCTGGACGATTTACAGGCTACGGGCGACTATATGGTCTTTCCTGATCCCGATCTGAGCGAGGAATTGATCGACCATTTCCTGAGCCGCCCGATCAATACCGACCTGTTGGGCATAGCCGAGGCGTGGTTCGGGAGCCGGCGCGGGAAGCAGCGGCCGACGATCAGCATGGGCAGCAACGACGGAATCGTGCGGCATCTCACATTACCCCCCCACAATAGCGCGCGGAGCTTGGTAGGCATTCAACCCCGCCTATGA